A window from Malania oleifera isolate guangnan ecotype guangnan chromosome 7, ASM2987363v1, whole genome shotgun sequence encodes these proteins:
- the LOC131160841 gene encoding uncharacterized protein LOC131160841 has product MECFSRQLKALEGKFHFRFRPKCENLRINHLIFADDLMLFSRGDLTSVKYMMACLEKFAKYLGLEANSLKSNMYHAGIKEQELERIMDITGIGLGEFPFRYFGIPLLVARLNVIHYEPLVNRISNKFIECPGKTLSYASRLERVSVGRKKEATSRLAGGLCSKSRRRIGNSRLEHMEYGVEDKDSLEYTFEEGHTLVTMGTPDLFKQLLHLGIRSEEGGFKSD; this is encoded by the exons ATGGAGTGCTTTTCGAGACAATTAAAGGCCTTGGAAGGAAAATTTCACTTCAGGTTTCGTCCAAAATGTGAAAACCTGAGAATTAATCACCTGATCTTCGCTGATGATCTGATGTTATTCTCAAGGGGTGACTTGACATCAGTGAAATATATGATGGCTTGTTTGGAGAAATTTGCTAAATACTTGGGGCTTGAAGCTAACAGTTTGAAATCAAACATGTATCATGCTGGTATTAAAGAGCAGGAATTGGAAAGGATTATGGATATCACTGGAATTGGCTTGGGTGAATTTCCCTTTAGGTACTTTGGTATTCCTCTATTGGTAGCAAGATTGAATGTTATACACTACGAGCCACTGGTTAACAGAATTTCAAATAAGTTCATAGAATGCCCTGGGAAGACACTCTCATATGCAAGCAGACTAGAG AGGGTTTCTGTGGGGAGGAAGAAAGAAGCCACTAGTCGCTTGGCAGGAGGTCTGTGTTCCAAAAGCAGAAGAAGGATTGGAAATTCTAGACTTGAGCACATGGAATATGGCGTTGAGGACAAAGACTCTTTGGAATATACATTCGAAGAAGGACACACTCTGGTCACAATGGGTACACCAGATTTATTTAAACAACTCCTCCATCTAGGAATTAGAAGTGAGGAAGGAGGATTCAAATCTGATTAA